The sequence GTCAAAGCAGGCGCGCGGCAAATGGGCACGATTATGCGCAGTGATATTCCCGGCGGATCGAAGCCCGGGGTGCTAGCCATTTCTGCGCTCATCACCGCCGCAAGCCTGTTTGAAACGATAAGATTGAAGAGCGGCGCTTCGCCGTATCGTTCGTAATGGTTAGCATCCTCCACATCAGCCATTCGGATGAAGCAGGCGGTGCAGCAATCGCGGCGCGGCGCATGGTTGAGGCGCAGCGCGCGCAGGGGCTTGATGCGCGAATGCTGGTGATCGAGCGCAAGGGACAGCGGGATTTTGTCGAACAGGCGGGCAATCCCGGCCGTGTTCGTCTCGCACGCATGGCCGCAAAGCGGATCGCTCGTTTGGGCGCGCGCAAAGACAAGGACGGCATGCGTTCGCTTGGATTTATCGCGTCAGGTTTGGGTGCAGCGATCCGTGACCGGTCCCCCGATGTCGTGCATTGGCACTGGGTTGGAGTGGAGAGTGTCTCTCTGGCCGAAATGGCTTCGACCGGCATTCCGTGTGCATGGACGTGTCACGATCAATGGGCGTTTTGTGGCGCTGAGCACTACGCACCGGATCGCCGCTTTGAGACTGGTTATGCCGGCGCGGGTTCGTTTGACATTGATGCGATGACTTTCAGACGTAAACACGCGGCTTGGACCGGATGGCGGCCAACGCTGATCGCTCCGAGCGAATGGATGGCCAAGGAGGCTCACAGCAGCGCGTTATTTGGCGATGCGCCCATTGTGACCATTCCCAACACTGTGAGTACGGCGATTTTTGTGCCGAGCGATAAGCAGGAGGCGCGCGTCGGGTTGGGGCTTCCAGCAGATCGCAAGATTGTGCTTTTTGGAGCAGACAGTGGAACGGTCGATCCTCGCAAGGGCTTTGACTTGCTGATGGCCGCGCTGAAAACTATGCCCGAACCAAGCCGCGAGCAGATCGCGCTTGCAACATTTGGCGGCAGTGTCCGCGCTTCGGGCAAGATGGCCGGCTTTGATCACATCGAGCTTGGTCGTTTTAATTCAGACGAAGATGTCGCGCAGTTATATTCTGCAGCTGATGTGTTTGTGGCGCCATCACGGCAAGACAATCTGCCCAACACTATGGTGGAGGCGCAGACATGCGGATTGCGGAGTGTGGCTTTCGATATCGGCGGCATGGGTGACATCATCGCTTCGCCGGAATTGGGCGAGTTAGTGCAGCCATTTGACGTGGGCGCGTTCGGAGCCGCTATCTTGTCGGCAGCGACGACTGAGTATGATCGCGGTGCTGTCCATCGACGTGCCGCAGAGCGCTTCGGCGCTGAAACGGTCGTCCGTCAATGCACAGCTGTTTATGACCGGCTGATCGCTGAGCGGAGCGCAGCATCGTGATTGAGCAGCAGAAACCGCGCATCTCAGTCGTCACGGCAGCATACAACGCTCTTGATGGTCTTCGCACAACCATCGCAAGTGTCGCGGAGCAAGACTTTGATTCAGTCGAACATATCGTGGTCGATGGAGCATCGAATGATGGCACGGCTACGTATCTTGAAGGGCTAGGCGACAACGTGCGCTGGATCAGCGAGCCTGACAAGGGCATTGGCGATGCCATGAATAAGGGTGTCGCTATGGCGCGGGGTGACTATGTCCTTGTGCTGCACGCCGAGGACTATTTCGCGAGCGAGCAAAGCCTGACTGAGGTCGCCAAGTATCTCGATGGCACTGACATTGTTTCATTCGACGTGATGATCACCGATGAGGGAGCAGAGCGAATTTTCCCGACACGAGGCTTCGGTCTCAAGGCGGAATTCTTCGCCACCGTCCCGCATCAGGGCGCCTTCTGTCGCCGCGATTTGT comes from Altererythrobacter sp. ZODW24 and encodes:
- a CDS encoding glycosyltransferase, producing the protein MVSILHISHSDEAGGAAIAARRMVEAQRAQGLDARMLVIERKGQRDFVEQAGNPGRVRLARMAAKRIARLGARKDKDGMRSLGFIASGLGAAIRDRSPDVVHWHWVGVESVSLAEMASTGIPCAWTCHDQWAFCGAEHYAPDRRFETGYAGAGSFDIDAMTFRRKHAAWTGWRPTLIAPSEWMAKEAHSSALFGDAPIVTIPNTVSTAIFVPSDKQEARVGLGLPADRKIVLFGADSGTVDPRKGFDLLMAALKTMPEPSREQIALATFGGSVRASGKMAGFDHIELGRFNSDEDVAQLYSAADVFVAPSRQDNLPNTMVEAQTCGLRSVAFDIGGMGDIIASPELGELVQPFDVGAFGAAILSAATTEYDRGAVHRRAAERFGAETVVRQCTAVYDRLIAERSAAS
- a CDS encoding glycosyltransferase family 2 protein — encoded protein: MIEQQKPRISVVTAAYNALDGLRTTIASVAEQDFDSVEHIVVDGASNDGTATYLEGLGDNVRWISEPDKGIGDAMNKGVAMARGDYVLVLHAEDYFASEQSLTEVAKYLDGTDIVSFDVMITDEGAERIFPTRGFGLKAEFFATVPHQGAFCRRDLFDWIGDFDQQYRIAMDYEWMLRAKRAGASIKQINRHVTVMPATGISAQLDWPSLEKRLAENRLVQDRMGNSLLAPIRDAFWVAYPVYKRWRVGG